In the genome of Nocardioides palaemonis, the window TTCTCGACCACGGGCGTCGCGACGGTGGCGTTCCACTCGTTGAGCAGCTCGCCGACCGCTCCGTGGAACTCCTCGTCGCGCGGGCCCTGCGGCATCAGCAGCAGCGCGTCGACCTTGCCGGCCGCGACGGCGTGCCGGAAGGTCTGGTTGTCGGCGCGGAACCGGCTGATGTGGGAGACCAGCAGCCGCCGGGCGGTCGGCACGGTCTTGCGGGTGCCGCCCAACAGGGCGAACAGCATCTGCTCGTCGTGGTCGGTGTCGATGACGAACAGCGCGACCTGGTGGCCGGTGGCCACGAGGTCCTTCGCCGTGTGCTTCGCGCTGGCCTCGTCCTGCACCAGCCGGACGTCGTACTCCCGCTCGTAGCGGGCGAAGGTGTCGGCCAGGACCTCACCGTGGTTCGCCGACGCGACCACGATCGCGGGTGCTCCCATACCTCCAGCCTAGTGCGGGGACGTCAGCCGGTGAGGTTGTGGACGTAGCACCAGCGCCAGGCCTCGTCGGGCTCGGCGGACTGCATCACCGGGTGCAGGGTGTCGTGGAAGTGGGCGGTGGCGTGCTTGCCGACGGAGGAGTCGCAGCAGCCGACGTGCCCGCAGGTCAGGCACTGGCGCAGCGACACCCAGCGGGTGCCGTCGGCGAGACAGGTCGCGCAGGCCGGGTCGGCGACCGTCTCGATCGCCGGGAACTGCTCGAGGTCGTCGCAGATCCGGCCGCCGGTGAAGCCCATCGAGGTGTTGCGGACGCTGGTGCGCGCCTCGGTGCCGGCGTCGAGCATCGACTCCTCGATGTCGAGCATGCCGAGCACCTCGCTGACCACCTCGGAGGCGAGCCGGCCCTTGCTGCGCACGCGCAGCACCTTGGTGCGCTCGGCGGCGATCATCTCGCGGCGCACGCGGGTGTAGAGCTCGGACGGCGTCTCCTCGCCCTCGGCGGTGGACAGCTGCTCCCACGCCGCGAACGTGCGCTGGTCGACGCGGGCACGGACCTGGGCGTCGACGCCGTGGTGGTCGTCGAAGTCCATCTCCGCCAGCCTGGCGAGCCCGGCGTCGGCCGCCTGCTGGAGCAGGCCGGCGCGGGAGAGGGCGTCCTCGGCCGGGTCGGGCGAGGGGACCTTGAGCAGCCGGGTCAGCAACGGGAGGCTGAGCCCCTGGACCAGCAGGGTGCCGGCCACCACGGTGAACGCGACCAGCAGCAGCACCTCGCGGTGGGGTGCGTCCTCGGGGATGACGAAGGCGGCCGCCAGCGTGACCACGCCGCGCATGCCGGCCCAGCCGATGAGGAACGTCCAGGACGCCGGCAGCGGGTCGTTGCCGAGCCGGCGGAAGAGCAGCGTGCCGAAGACCCAGGCCATCCGCACGCCGACGACGGTGACGAGGGTGGCCGCGCAGACGACGGCGATCCGGCCGGCGCCGAGGGTCGACTCGGAGACGTCGGCGAGGATCCAGTCGAGCTGGAGGCCGATCAGCAGGAAGACGGTGTTCTCGAGGACGAAGGCGACCGTGCGCCAGGTGATCCGCTCGGTGATCCGGGACTGGGCGGTCTGGATGATCGGCGCCTTGTGGCCGAGCAGCAGGCCGGCGACGACGACGGAGATGACGCCCGAGGCGTGGATCTCCTCGGCCGCGACGAACGCGGCGAACGGCGTGAGGAAGGACAGGGCTGTGTCGAGCAGCGGGTCGGTGAGCCGCTTGCGCAGCCAGGCGACGACGAGGAAGAACAGCACGCCGATCGCGGTGCCGCCGCCCGCGGCGACGACGAAGTCGAGGCCGACCTCGGCCATCGCCACGCCCCCGGAGAGGGCGGCGATGGCGGTGCGCAGGGCGACCAGGGCGGTCGCGTCGTTGAGCAGCGACTCGCCCTCGAGGATCGTCACGACCCGTCTCGGCAGCCCGATCCGCCGGGCGACGGCGGTCGCCGCGACCGCGTCCGGCGGTGCGACGACGGCTCCGATCGCGATCGCCGCCGCCCAGCCGATGCCCGGGACCAGCCAGTGCACGACCGCGCCGACGACGAGGGCGGTGATCACCACCAGCACGACCGACAGCCGCAGGATCGAGCCGCGGTTGGCGTTGAAGTCGACCAGCGAGGTCTGGATCGCGGCCGCGTAGAGCAGCGGCGGCAGCAGCCCGAGCAGCACCACCTCGGACTCGAGGTGGATGGTCGGGACGCCGGGGACGTACGACGCCACGGCCCCCACCACCACGAGCAGCAGGGGGGCCGGGACGTGCAGGCGGTCGCTGACGGCGGTCGCGGCCAGGACGACGGCCGCCATCGAGACGAGGAGCAGGGCGAGTTCCACCAGACGAGTCTGGCGGGTCGGTGCCCGTTCGGGCCACGTCGTTCGCGATCAGCGGACGACCTCGAGGACCTGCAGGGTGATGCCGTTGGCGTAGGCCGCGTGCTCGGTGAGTCGCAGCGACGTCTTCGGGCCCTCGCCGAAGAGCCGCTTGCCGGAGCCGAGCAGGAGCGGGAAGACGAGCAGGTGGTAGCGGTCGACCAGGCCGGCGCGGGCCAGCTCCTGGGCGAGGTGGGCGCTGCCGTGCACGTGGATCTCGCCGCCGTCGGTCTCCTTCAGCGCCGCGACGTCGTCGACCGAGCGCAGCACGGTGACCTCGCCGTCGCCCCACGGCACGGTGTCGCCCTCGAGGGTGGTGGACACGACGTACTTGGGCATCGCGTTGTAGGTGGTGAACTCCTCCATCGAGGGCCACACCGGCGCGAACTCCTCGTAGGACCGACGCCCGAGCAGCAGCGCGGAGGCCTGCTCGGTCTCACGGCCCTTGATGTCGTAGGCGGCCTCCTCGAACGCGACGTCCTTGAACGTCCAGCCGGCGTGCGGGTGGTCGCCGCCGCCGGGCGCCTCCATGACGCCGTCGAGGGAGAGGAAGGTGGTGATGACGATCGGTCGCACGGTGTGGCCTTTCGATGGGACGGGTCGGTGGGTGGATCAGTCGGTGGCGGGTCGTCGCTCAGGCGGCGACGAGGTCGTCGATCTGGTTGATGGCGGCGGTCGAGCCCTCGACGACACCCATGTCGAGCACCTTCTGCAGGTCGTCGGCGCTGGCGTAGGCGGTCACGAAGGTGGCGCGGGTGCCGCCGTCGGTGGCGGTGAAGGTGAAGTCGGCGCGCGACTCGGGCATCGAGGTGTTGGGCGCGAAGGTCTCGTCGAGGGCGAAGCCGTCGTTGAAGGTGAAGCCGTCGGGCCGCGAGACGCCAGTGACGTCCCAGTAGGCGTAGAACCTCTGCCCCTCGGGGCTGGTCATGTAGTAGTTCATCCGACCGCCGGGGACCAGGTCGTGGTCGACGAAGGTGGCCGGGTAGGTCGGCGGGCCCCAGACCCGCTCGAGCTGGCGCGGGTCATCGTAGACCGCGAACACGCGCTCGACCGGTGCGGCGAAGTCGGCGGTGATGGTCAGGGTGAGGGCGTCGAGGTCGTGCTGCACGTCGGTGACAGGCATGGTTCCGGTCCGTTCTGCGGGTGGGTGTGGGTCAGTGGTGGGTCATTCGCCGGCGAGGAGGTCGTCCATCCGCTGGATGCGGCCGCGCCAGAGCGCCTCGAGCTCGGTGAGCATCGCGGTGACGGAGCGGACCGCCTCCACGTCGCCGCTCGCGAGTGCCTCGCGACCCTGCCGACGCTTGGTCAGCAGGCCCGCGCGCTCGAGCACGGCCACGTGCTTCTGGACGGCGGCGAAGCTCATGTCGTAGTGCTGCGCCAGCGCCGAGACCGAGTGCTCCCCGGCCAGCACGCGGCGCAGGACGTCGCGCCGGGTGCGGTCGGCGAGCGCGTGGAACCACGCGTCCGCCCGGTCCTCCGCGTCCTCGATCATGGACCTAACGTACAACCGAATGGTTGTACGTTGTCAAGACCCCCACCCCGGAAAGTCATCTGAGGACGCCCTGCAGCCGGGAGGGGTCTCCGGGGCTGCAGGACGTCCTCAGATGCCGGGGCTCAGCGGCGCGTCGCCTCGTCGAGCAGCGCGGCGAGCGCGGCCGGCTGGGTGTACATCGGCCAGTGGCCCGAGTCGATGTCGACCAGCTCGAGGGCGGTGGCGGCGCCGAGCTCCGGGACGTCGCCCGACGCGATGAACTCCCTGGCCTGCTCGGGGCTGAACTCGGGGCACACGAGAGTCAGCGGCACGCCGTGGCGCCGCTCGTCGCTCCAGCGCACGACGCCACGGGTGACGCCGACCGGCACCGCGTGGGCGCCGGCGGCCACCGAAGCCTTGAGCTCGGCCGACATGTCGGCGGAGTCCGGGCCCTCGAACGGCTCCCAGCCCGGGAAGGCCATCACGCCGTCGACCGGCTCGAAGAAGTCGGCGTAGGTGTCGCCCTCGGTCGCGGGGAACCCGCCGATCAGCGCGACGCCGGTGATCGCGTCCGGGCGCTGGTCGGCCGCCGTCCAGGCGAGCGTGCAGGCCGCGGAGTGGCCCACCACGAGCGGGCGGTCCGCGGCGTCGACCGCGGCGAGCACCGCTGCGACCTGGTCGTCGTAGGTCGCGCTCGCGTCGCCGTCACCCTGGCCGGGCAGCGTCACCGGCACGGGACGGTGGCCGAGCCGCTCGAGCTCGGGCAGCACGTCGTCCCAGGCTGAGGCGTCGAGCCACATCCCCGCGATCAGCACGATGTCCATCAGTCGTTCTCCCTGTGTCTCGGTGATTGAGGTGCGAGCGCGCCCCTCGATGGTTGAGGTGCGAGCGCGGCCCTCGGTGGTTGAGGTGCGAGTGCGCCCCTCGGTGGTTGAGGTGCGAGCGCAGCGAGCCTCGAAACCACTCGCTGTCCCGCCACCGTAGACACCATTCCGGACGGAAGGCGTCCGGAACCAGTGCGACCATGGATCCATGAGCGAGATCAGCCCGACCGCCCGGGCGCTGCGGGCGCTCGACGTCCTGCAGTCCCGGCCCGGGATCACCGCGACCGAGCTGGCCGGCCGGCTCGGCGTCACCGAGCGCGCCGCCCGCCGCTACGTCGCGATCCTGCGCGAGGCCGACATCCCGGTGGAGTCGACCCGCGGGCCCTACGG includes:
- a CDS encoding Na+/H+ antiporter; this encodes MELALLLVSMAAVVLAATAVSDRLHVPAPLLLVVVGAVASYVPGVPTIHLESEVVLLGLLPPLLYAAAIQTSLVDFNANRGSILRLSVVLVVITALVVGAVVHWLVPGIGWAAAIAIGAVVAPPDAVAATAVARRIGLPRRVVTILEGESLLNDATALVALRTAIAALSGGVAMAEVGLDFVVAAGGGTAIGVLFFLVVAWLRKRLTDPLLDTALSFLTPFAAFVAAEEIHASGVISVVVAGLLLGHKAPIIQTAQSRITERITWRTVAFVLENTVFLLIGLQLDWILADVSESTLGAGRIAVVCAATLVTVVGVRMAWVFGTLLFRRLGNDPLPASWTFLIGWAGMRGVVTLAAAFVIPEDAPHREVLLLVAFTVVAGTLLVQGLSLPLLTRLLKVPSPDPAEDALSRAGLLQQAADAGLARLAEMDFDDHHGVDAQVRARVDQRTFAAWEQLSTAEGEETPSELYTRVRREMIAAERTKVLRVRSKGRLASEVVSEVLGMLDIEESMLDAGTEARTSVRNTSMGFTGGRICDDLEQFPAIETVADPACATCLADGTRWVSLRQCLTCGHVGCCDSSVGKHATAHFHDTLHPVMQSAEPDEAWRWCYVHNLTG
- a CDS encoding dihydrofolate reductase family protein, with the translated sequence MRPIVITTFLSLDGVMEAPGGGDHPHAGWTFKDVAFEEAAYDIKGRETEQASALLLGRRSYEEFAPVWPSMEEFTTYNAMPKYVVSTTLEGDTVPWGDGEVTVLRSVDDVAALKETDGGEIHVHGSAHLAQELARAGLVDRYHLLVFPLLLGSGKRLFGEGPKTSLRLTEHAAYANGITLQVLEVVR
- a CDS encoding SRPBCC family protein — protein: MPVTDVQHDLDALTLTITADFAAPVERVFAVYDDPRQLERVWGPPTYPATFVDHDLVPGGRMNYYMTSPEGQRFYAYWDVTGVSRPDGFTFNDGFALDETFAPNTSMPESRADFTFTATDGGTRATFVTAYASADDLQKVLDMGVVEGSTAAINQIDDLVAA
- a CDS encoding ArsR/SmtB family transcription factor yields the protein MIEDAEDRADAWFHALADRTRRDVLRRVLAGEHSVSALAQHYDMSFAAVQKHVAVLERAGLLTKRRQGREALASGDVEAVRSVTAMLTELEALWRGRIQRMDDLLAGE
- a CDS encoding alpha/beta fold hydrolase, translated to MDIVLIAGMWLDASAWDDVLPELERLGHRPVPVTLPGQGDGDASATYDDQVAAVLAAVDAADRPLVVGHSAACTLAWTAADQRPDAITGVALIGGFPATEGDTYADFFEPVDGVMAFPGWEPFEGPDSADMSAELKASVAAGAHAVPVGVTRGVVRWSDERRHGVPLTLVCPEFSPEQAREFIASGDVPELGAATALELVDIDSGHWPMYTQPAALAALLDEATRR